Within the Gossypium raimondii isolate GPD5lz chromosome 12, ASM2569854v1, whole genome shotgun sequence genome, the region GCttaccttttatttaaaaaatcattaaggCAAAAATTGGAAACTGAACAGTTCTTCATGTAGTCCAATAAATGCTTTCTTTCAATCTTTGTATGTAGCGAAAAAGGATTATAAAATTGTGAAGAAGGGATTATGTTGTTGTGTTTTGAGTTCGCAGAAATGGTTAGCATAATATATAATGAAACCATTTATCATGCCTCAAATCTACTAATGGTTTTCTGTTTTGATGTTATACTTGTAATTGACtcggttttattttttttaaagtatacCAATCTTGCATGTGGAACACACTAACtcatgttaatatttttgaaagaatCTAAATTGTACTCTTTTTATCTTAATTGATCAGCCATCAGTATCTGACAACTACCATCTAGCtattttcatttctctttgACACCAATAATGAATTTGTAGGATATTCGCATTTGCAACCACCTAAAGAAATTGCCCCAAAACACAAAAAGCATGAACCTTCatcaaaacacaaaaagaaTGCAGCTATGGCTCCTACTGCTTCAATATGTGGTGGTGCACCGAGTGATTCCCATGCACAACAGCCACAGTTAAGCAACAAGCAACCATATTTTCTGCGGCAGCGGCAGAGCATCAGCCCACTACAACCCTCTCAATTGCATGCTGCTGCAGATGGTGGTAAGCAAGCACAGCAGTTCAATAATCTTTGTACTGCTTTTTAACTTATAGTCAGTACATGCTCAAATGgttatttattttgttctcTGAGAATCCATTATTACAGCAGGTTCTGAGTTAGGAAGCATGCATTGTTTCTGCATTACCCTGACATTTAGTCCTCTttgttcatttgtttatatactttatttccatttatttatttttttcatttgtgaCAAATACTGTATAGcttttttcatttctatttatcTCCTTAGCCATTTTCACTGTACTATGTTCATATTTTCATCTTCCTGCAGACATAGCCCCAAAACTCAAAAAACATGCATCTATGTCGAAACACAGAAAGAACTCGTCTATGAATCCTGCAAGCTCCATTCATGGTGGGCCACCTGGCCATTCCCAGACACAATTGCAAGCTGTTGTAAATGGTGGTAAGTGAATAAAGTAATTCAGAACTTCTAATCCTAAATGATCTTGTAATTAGGACACTACATTCTCAGTGATtctctattttgtttattttaataatccaTCCTTCTAGGTCAGAGTTCAGAAGCATGCTTCATTTCTGCATTACTTGAAATATTAGATTCTTCATTTATTTGTCTCTTTTTACTCAAGTTTTTCCCCCCAAAGGATTTGTGGTACATGTTTCAATGACATGTAAATTCCATGGTAGAGGAACTTCAACCATTATTTATTCACATTCTTTTACTTCGCTAGTAAAATTGCACTTGCCTCCTCAAGCAGATTATACAAGGTCCAGTGGTTATGTTCCCTTATATCCTGTGGATCCCATGGCTGTCCCTGGCCAATCACATCCCCAACAGTCCCCGTTGAGCCGTAGTGAATCTAGTGAACCTCAGCAACTGCATCCAAAGACAAGCCATTGCCGGCCTCAGTCATCCCAGCTGCAAGATAATTTAGATATTGGTACCATCTATATGCTATTTCTTTGTCACTCTATGAACCATCTACTTCCCGTGTATTTATATAACATTATACGGTTGGCTTTATCTTCTATCCAGTTTGACAATTTAACCATCTGTACCTGCATAAAAGcagtaatgaaaataaataaatgctaaaCATGATCGTCAATATTAGTCTTTATTgacttgttaagttgcattgGCTATTATGATGCTTATGTAATGTCAAATTCTATTTTCCTCTGTGCAAGTGCATTGATGTTTTCAGTCttgatataaatttttatattagcTTTTCATTTTGGATGGTGCGTCTGTTTCCCCCCTCTTTGCAGAATATTCACACATGTCACTTACAGATTCTGCCTTGAGGGGTATTAGATGTGCACTTGAGTATTCTGCCCGCCCCACAACCAACAAATCTAACAAAGCAAATCAGGACCAATTGGCCTCTGTCAATCTCCAGCCTGAGCAGACTCCGCAGAGCCCGGAACATCCACAGCGCATAACAAAGAAGAAGAGAGGAAGAGGTCCCACTCGCTGCCACTTCTTGAATGACTTGGCAGATGGTGAGCGGATTTTTGTTCATTTCAACAAGTTTGGACAGCCTGTTGGTCCTGAGTCATCCAAGCTAAGCAGCTTCCTGGGCACTATAGCACGGAATGGACACAAGGCACCCCTTAATTTTGTTCACTGGAGAGCAATGCCAGATTCTTACAAAGAGGAAATGTGGGAGTATGTTCAGGCATGATAAAACATTTACTCATTCCTTTTGTGTCATATTGCTTTCCTTTTGTAGTGACATTTTGCCTCTTCCATGTGCTATAGACAAAGTTTTCCCTTGATCCAAGTGGCAAGTCCTGGGTCATGCAGTCTATTGCTACAAAATGGAGGAATTGGAAGGCAGATCTAAAGGCAACATATTATGATTCTCTTAAAACAGATGAAGAGCGCTTGAAGGTACGTGATCCAAGAGTTGTTCCTGATCAATGGCCAAGCCTTATCTCATATTGGAGCTCTGATGACACAAAGGTATTTACGAAGCAGTGATTGTAAATTCAAGTTCCTTTATTGTGGTGTAAATTTTATTGgtacttaactttaaaaatgtgaaaaatgttATCTGTATTTTCCGTTGGTAGAAACATTGTGCTACGAATAGGGCTAACCGTTTAAAACAGAGGAGTGGACATTCTTCAGGGACTAAGAGTTATGCAAGGATACTTGAGGAGGAGGTAATTTCTTGTGTTTCTGAAATAATAGTTACATGCGTGTTGCATAGTTTGTTTTGAAAGCTGTATTGAAAGAAATTTTCCTTTTGTTGAAATAGCGAAACAAAAGGCCTGATGGGAAGGAACCAACTAGAGCTGAGCTTTATATCTTAACACATACACGCAAGAATGGACAGCCTGTTGATGAGACTGCGGCAGAATTAATTGTATGTAGATTTAACTCAACTGTACTTTTTTTAGATGTGgagttatatgtaaatatatgtgCATCTACCCTCTATCTGATAAATTTTGCAAGCTAAACAATTTGGTTTCTCTTTGCAGTCAAAGATCCGTGAACAGGAAGCTAAGAAAGAGACTACCTCACAATGTAGTGATGAGTCAAATGACACATTGTGTCGAGTTATGGGAGAAGAAAACCATAACCGTGTGCGAACTTATAGAATGCGTTCCACTTGTACTGATCTTTTTGGTCCAATATCTAGCCGTGATGACCTGGTGAGAATGGCTTCTGAGGCCAAAAAGTCGGCAGATGAAGAGGTGCGCAAGATGGTAGTGAAAATGGAGGCTATGGAGGAAAAATATGCACGTATGGAAAACCATATAGCTAGAATGACTTCAAGCATGGAGAAGTTTCTCAAGAAGGTTGGTGGATCTTCAAATACTTTGGGTCTCGAACAGGTAATCTTCTGGTCTACTTTTGTTCAATGGTAGTTGATATCTGTTTTATGTCTACTGTTATGCTGTTTGCGTTTCAGTTTCATGATAATCCCAAATGTCCCTAGCACTCAAAGCAGCTACACGTACACGACATGGATCTgtgtgttatttttttttttttctaattcttttgaaggtttctttttctccttaTTTGTCCTGTACATAGTTAATAGGAATGACCTTCTATTGCGTATGTTAACTAATTAGCCTAGAATTGGAAATGCACCGAGTTCTAATAAAAACACTAATTTGTTGGTGCTGTAGTTATAGTCTGCAGAGTATCTATGGttaattgatagaaaattaaatttcaaaaaaccTAGGGACCATATCTCAATTCTTGAGAACAAAAATTGTTGTAGAATAGCACACTATTGGAAGTAGCATTTCATGCATATGtagtttgatttgtaaattcGTTTTAGTATTATTAGCACATATAACGTGGAAGTTTCGATATATGACATAGAAAAACTGTATTTTTTGAGATTCTGCTGTCCTGTTTCTTGCCTTCCAAGGATACTATGGCCTATTATTAGTCCGTTCAGTTTTGCTTTTGTTAACTTGTCAATGACCCAAGGAAAACTAGTTTTTGTCATTGCATATTGGCCCTTTGAAATCTTTGCACAATGATGGTTTGTCAGTCTGGTTATTCATCAGGGCTTAGATTATGCAAGTGCAGTTCTGCCAATAACTTGAATAAAGCTTCTttgttttctcctttttttatcAGGCTGCAGAACCAGAAGAAGATGATGCTTAATGGACTTCTTCACCCACCATTATGTTGAATGTGGCTTTATGCTGATTCTATTTgtaagtgttttaattttgcATGTTGAACCTGTGGAACTTGAATCGTTGAAGGAATGCCCTTTCATTATAAATATGATTGGAACtgaaattattgtaaaattgcAACAAATCTGTTTTTCTGAATGATTATGGAAGTTGTTAGGCAAAATGTACGAGCATGCATACATAACATATAATACTAAAAGGGGGGGTGTTCAAAGTATTACATAAATGGCCCCATTCTTAAGGTTTGACGCTTCCTCTAGCTATAGGCCACCCCTTAGAAAGGAGAACCCTTTATATTGTGTCTAATTCTGTATGTCGTGTCATCAAATCTTTTATCCTTAAATCTAAAGGTGAAAGCTTGTGAGACAAATATCTATAATATACATTTTGCAAATGGAAAACTATAACAATCAATTAAAACGccataaaaccctaaatttgaaagaaaaaaaggtttcAAGTTCATTGAACTCAAATACCTAACTTTTCTGATATTCTTCAAGATTTTCCTGTTGATACTGAATGAATGAAGATGAAGATTGGTACTTCAGAGAATGTCGAGGGAACTCCCATAGCATTTGAACCACCTCTCGCATGGTGGGACGTTCGATGCTATTTTCTTGTACACATAGCATTGCAATGAACAATAAGAGCATTGCTTCATCTTTGGGCACACTTGCCAGCCTTGGATCAACAATTCCAATAACTTCTCTTCGACATTTTGTCACTCCTTTTACCCATTGGACAATATCTACACCTTCACTGAATCCACCCACTGGCCTTCGGCCAGTGATCAACTCTAAAAGTACCACTCCAAAACTATACACATCACTTTTCTCGTCCACTCTCAGTGTGTATGCATATTCTACAACAGAACAAAAGTAACATTAATATTTGGGGGAAAAAGTAACTAATGTTCCAAATTATGTTGGTATCTAATTGTAAATCAACTGATAATAGATTAATACAACAATTTCATAGGAACAAGCTACCAACTTAGATGAATACAAATTTCACAGTTTGACAAGCCAACAagagaataaattgtaaatatggaGAAAACTTTTGTTGTAGGCATACCAGGAGCAATGTAGCCATAGGAGCCTGCAATAGCTGACATGCACTCTGATGCAGCCCCATCGATCAAAAACTTGGCCAATCCAAAATCAGCAACGTGTGCTTCAAAGGTTGAATTGAGCAAAATGTTGTTTGATTTTACGTCTCGATGAATGATTAATGGTGAGCAATCATGGTGAAGATAGCACAGGCCTTTTGCTGCTTCGGCTGCAATTTTGCACCTCAAGTTCCATCCCAAGAATGCACCTTTTTTCCCATGTAAAACTTCTCCAAGGCTTCCATTGCTCATGTATTCATAAACCAAGAGATTGGTTTCTTTGTTGGAGCAAAATGCTAGCAACCTGACAATGGTTCTATGTCTAATGTTTCCAAGTGTCTGGATTTCTGCTCTGAAACCGTGATCATGGTTACTAGTGCCAAAGCCAAGAAGTTTTTTTACTGCAATTTCTGTACCATTAGGCATTTTTCCATGATAAACAATCCCTGCACCTCCTCTTCCAATCACATTTCCATCTTTAATACATTCAAGGATGTCAGCAGCTGCAAATTCCAGCTTTTGGAATGTTGTCATCTTCCAAGAATCCGTACCATTTTTCTTGAATGACTTGGCCTTGATTATGGCGGCAGTGGCAAATATTAGAGAGCATATTAACAGGCCTAGTGTGAAGATTAACTTAAAGTTCCTAGGGGCCTTTCTGGGGGCCCTTGTAATGGCAGAGAAATTGCAGGGATTTTTCAGGAGAGAACCACAAAGTTGAGGATTGCCTGCAAAAGATGAAGCGTTAAAGACAGCAAATTGACCGGATTCTGGCAGCTTCCCAGAGAAATCGTTGAAAGAAAAATCAGCAACTGTAAGGCTTTTCATTGAACCAATGCTTCTTGGTATGGCTTGACAAAAATGGTTCCTCGATACATTCAAGTAACTCAGGATATGGACATTGGAAATCTCAGGTGGAATTGAGCCTGAAAGGTTATTCCGGCTCATATCAAGGTATGTTAGATGGACACAATTTCCAATTACTGGTGGAATAATCCCAGAAAGTAAGTTTCTACTAAGATCAAGCTTCAGTACTTGCCTGAGTTCACCTAGAGAAGCTGGTATTGGACCTGAGAACTGATTTCCACCGAGTAGAAGGATTTCAAGAGAAGTGAAGTTGGAAAATGAATATGGCAGTGGACCAGAAAGGAGATTGTTTGACAAATTAAGCAGGCCTAGCTTAACAGGTTTCAAGGAGCTATTCCGATTTTCAGATAATGTTCCTGTAAGGTAATTGTTCTGCAACTCTACTAAGTTTAGCTCAGGCAGGTAGATGAATCCATTTGGAATACCACCATTCAAGTAATTCTGCCCCAGCCTTACTCTACTGAGACTATAACATCTCTCCAGGCCTTCAGGAATGGTcccaaaaaggaaatttttcATGAGAACTAATACCCTTAACTGATTTGAAGCACACAAGTCTCGTGGGATCGTACCGGTTAGCTTGTTGGAGGACAAATCGAGCAATTGCAGCTTCCCATTTTGACCAAGATTCTCGGGTATCACACCAGTAAAGCTGTTCATCCAAAGCCCCAGAGTTTCCAAATTAGGCAAATCGGCTACATAGTCTGGAATAGACCCATGTAATCTGTTCATGAAGAGATTGAAAAGCCTAAGCTGCTTAAGATTGACCAACTCAGATGGGATTTCTCCAGTGAGTGCATTGTGGGAGAGATCAAGATTCACCAAGTTTGTCAAGTTGCCTAACTGCTTAGGAATTGGACCCGAGAGTTGATTGAGATGCAGATACAGAGTATCAAGCAACTGCAGGTTTCCCAACTCCTGAGGAATTGGACCATCCAGTTCACAACTTGAGAGATCCATGTGAactaaatttaccaaattacccAACTCCAAAGGGATACTTCCTTCGAAAACATTGTAATACCCCAAGTAAATCTCTCTCAGCTTTATGAGCTTGCCTAACTCACCAGGGATTTTTCCCTCAAGATCATTTCCGGCTAACGAAAGATACTCCAATCCCACTAGTGTTCCATAGCTTGGTGGAATTTTGCCATAGAAATAATTTCCACCAAGGTCCAAGTACTTGAGCTTCTTCAAGCCAACAATCCCAAGTGGCAGTAAAGCAGTGAAGTTATTATTATAAGCATCAAGTACTTCCAGATTGCTGATACTTGCATAGTTCCAATCCAGGTGACCATTGAACTGGTTGTTTGAAATGTTAAGAAATCGAAGGTCACTTAAATTTGCCATCTCAATGCTGCCAGTGAAGTTGTTACATGCAAGAGAGAGGTTGGTTAGCCTATCAAGTCTCGAAATCTGAGGTGAAACAGAGCCgcacatattcatatatgtCAAGTCCAATGAAACAACTCGCCCCCAGGCGCATTCTATTCCTGCCCAAGAACAAACCGAACTTGGGTTCGAAGAATTCCACGAGCTTAAGAGAGGTTCAGGGAACTGAAACCCTTTCTTGAGCTTGACCAAGACATGAAAGTCATTAACTAATGAAGTTGAACAAGTGGTGCTTAGAAGAGAGAAGAGTGTCAAAACAACGAGAGGGACCATGTTTTCTATGCAAATAGTATGTTCCAAGATGAGTGAGTTTGAAGAAGCTAAGGCCAAAAGATTTTAAACGTTCAAAGGATAAAAGATTTTCTAGGAAAGGAGGGAAAAGCGAAGTGAATCTGAGAAACTTAAAGCCTGTATAGGCTTACGGAATCAAACATTTTCTTACAAAGAGTCTTCATATACAAGAAAGAATTTGAGCCTCTCCTTTTTGgctcttctcttttctctcaaAGAAGTCAAAGCTGTTAGCcatgatttttttaaaccatGAATTCATGGAAATtggaatgaaaatttaaaattggattACAGACTTTTAAAGCTGAGAGTTAAGCTTAGGGGAGGGGAAAAAAAGCAAAGCTGATGCTCTCTTCCTTTATTCAtatgacaaaaatgccctttaGCTTTAATCAAAGAAAGGTCTTTATAGCTTTGAATGAGAgatggatgatgatgatggaattgcagtttcattcaattttaaaaatggcTCAATTGTTCTGTTGCTTTTCATCAATTGATGACCATGTAGtcccatttttgttttctccTAATAagtctttttatataattatcaaTGGAAACATGTGGAGATATATAGTAACTAATGCTTGCTATAATTATCAtgttattgtatttttttgtctaaaaaCTTTGAGAACGATTCAAAAGTAAGGCTCTTTTAGGCTCAAAAGTATATTGAGTTTAAAACGTTCAATTTCTTATTGTACTATCTTTTGATTCTTTGAATTGGCTGAACATCTCGGGATCTTGCTAGTTTCTACATAAAACATCAGAACCTATATATAATTAGCTCCTCTGATTAGGACATGTTAATGAATTCTCACCAATCTCAGAAGAAAATGGTGTTTGAATATTCTCCTAAACTATGGTACATTCGACTTTAGATAGTATAAATATATCCCTAGAACACCATGTTTTAGAGGTCCATGCAAATGTAgcacaaaaaaaagaaaaagctaaaaGAATATGAGAAATCAATGGATAGACTTCTGAGATATGCcgatatgtatatgtatatgtatatgtacgTATGTATGTTTGTATGTCCAAACAAAAGTAAAGAAACTTGCAGCGTGAGAAGCAAATTGTGATGAGTTTGATGACGCCTGTCATGACAACCTGACAGCACCATAAATCTCTTCAACCATAGGTTGGACCAGAAATGGATATAAAGTGAAAATGCAGACATAGTTTTCATTTTGTGAGTATCTGAATACTAGAGGTAGTGAGATGTTTCAATATTTGAGTTGGAAACATGTGCCTGCAGCAGCAAAGAACTGTAAGGAGTAAAAAGATGGTGATTATTAGTATATCATTACAATGTTTGTTGAAAGATCtgtgtataaaattataattattgaatgGATAGGTTGCAGGGATGGAGGGTTATTCCCATATCTCTCTATCTCATCTCCTTGCTTGCACTGCAGTGCTGGGACCAACTATTAAGTTACTGCACCAATATTGTGTTTCAGCTTTAAtggaagatgaagatgaagtcTTAGAAGAGTGGACTTAAAAGTAAAAGCAGCAGGGATATCTATCTGCTTTTTTATTTACCACCTCAAAAGAGGGCTCTATTACTgctctctttctttcttggaAAGAATATATGGGAAATTTTGTGATAACATGAAACGAGCTTCATTCTTATTCTTTTCCATCTCATGTGCCCCTCCTTCACAGCTACCTGCTTTGTGAATGGGGAAAAGCGATTTGAGCAAGGTGGGTGCTCTTTTGAGGTGTCTTTATCTATCTACCTTCTTCATGCCAGCTCTGAGCCCATTTAAAGCTTCACCCTCCCAATGGCTGAAGAAGATATGCGcgcgcacacacacacacacacacatataatatatatatgtccaTTAAGTAAAAAAGTAGCGCtcattcatataaaataataatgatgatgatatttagtcattgatgaaattttatcctcTGAAATAACACTTTCTTTCATCAACTATATAattgttttacctttttttctttgttttgtaatAGTAACCATTGCTGTAATGACATTAACTTTGGAGAATCTTATCTGACACCAAAAATCCAAGAGGGAACATATCTCAACTTGGCTTTTGTCTGAATCTTTCATGTAaagaatatatcaaaatcaaaGCAGCCCCACTTGGCATTACAAATGCTTAGCTTCCCTTTATTGTAATGATAACGGAATTATTGTTAAATGTCCCACTTATGATCCtcgaaaaggaaaaaaaaactgattatTTGTTGGTTTTTGACAAGCTCCTCCTGATCCTCAAACATGGGGCCATTGTAATCACATTTGCTGCTATTATCAGGTGGAAATCTCATTCAAATTGCAGTTTTCATAAGACATATATATAGTAACAATtgatacatacatacacacacacgcACGcacgcacacacacacacacacacacacacacgcaCAT harbors:
- the LOC105763030 gene encoding leucine-rich repeat receptor-like serine/threonine-protein kinase BAM3, which produces MVPLVVLTLFSLLSTTCSTSLVNDFHVLVKLKKGFQFPEPLLSSWNSSNPSSVCSWAGIECAWGRVVSLDLTYMNMCGSVSPQISRLDRLTNLSLACNNFTGSIEMANLSDLRFLNISNNQFNGHLDWNYASISNLEVLDAYNNNFTALLPLGIVGLKKLKYLDLGGNYFYGKIPPSYGTLVGLEYLSLAGNDLEGKIPGELGKLIKLREIYLGYYNVFEGSIPLELGNLVNLVHMDLSSCELDGPIPQELGNLQLLDTLYLHLNQLSGPIPKQLGNLTNLVNLDLSHNALTGEIPSELVNLKQLRLFNLFMNRLHGSIPDYVADLPNLETLGLWMNSFTGVIPENLGQNGKLQLLDLSSNKLTGTIPRDLCASNQLRVLVLMKNFLFGTIPEGLERCYSLSRVRLGQNYLNGGIPNGFIYLPELNLVELQNNYLTGTLSENRNSSLKPVKLGLLNLSNNLLSGPLPYSFSNFTSLEILLLGGNQFSGPIPASLGELRQVLKLDLSRNLLSGIIPPVIGNCVHLTYLDMSRNNLSGSIPPEISNVHILSYLNVSRNHFCQAIPRSIGSMKSLTVADFSFNDFSGKLPESGQFAVFNASSFAGNPQLCGSLLKNPCNFSAITRAPRKAPRNFKLIFTLGLLICSLIFATAAIIKAKSFKKNGTDSWKMTTFQKLEFAAADILECIKDGNVIGRGGAGIVYHGKMPNGTEIAVKKLLGFGTSNHDHGFRAEIQTLGNIRHRTIVRLLAFCSNKETNLLVYEYMSNGSLGEVLHGKKGAFLGWNLRCKIAAEAAKGLCYLHHDCSPLIIHRDVKSNNILLNSTFEAHVADFGLAKFLIDGAASECMSAIAGSYGYIAPEYAYTLRVDEKSDVYSFGVVLLELITGRRPVGGFSEGVDIVQWVKGVTKCRREVIGIVDPRLASVPKDEAMLLLFIAMLCVQENSIERPTMREVVQMLWEFPRHSLKYQSSSSFIQYQQENLEEYQKS